The genomic stretch aaagaaaaaaaaggtgACATCATTGTTTGTGTTTTTGGTGAGTATTAGCAAAAGTCATGcattaatcaattttttcttgatgTTTCCAGTAAGCGATCTGAGAATCTTTTTGCTTTAACAATTTATTGAGTTCCTTAATAGTAGCATCTCTGGATTGAACAGCTTGATCTTTATCGGACAAAATTTGTGATTGGTTTAGCTTGATATCTTTTTGTTCcttaataaatttcttttggtGGGCCACAATCTGCCTGAAATGAACAATAGTCTGATCTTTTTGTTTGATGATATCATTTTGAATAGCCATAGCATCCTTGTAGTCTGATATCACTGTATTTAAATCGGTGAATACATTTTTGAATCTGGTAATCAAGTCATCTTGTGTTTTGATTATAGATTcttgattatttgaagCATCTAATTGCAATTCTTCAGTTTCAGCTTTTTTAGTTATTAAATCCTTCTTATGAAGTT from Henningerozyma blattae CBS 6284 chromosome 4, complete genome encodes the following:
- the TBLA0D02440 gene encoding uncharacterized protein, with amino-acid sequence MMTAPVPRTLANTKNVHPLDEDITPDPVVIKMRKLETEPEVSVKFSDGTKELLDVIIQYELHKKDLITKKAETEELQLDASNNQESIIKTQDDLITRFKNVFTDLNTVISDYKDAMAIQNDIIKQKDQTIVHFRQIVAHQKKFIKEQKDIKLNQSQILSDKDQAVQSRDATIKELNKLLKQKDSQIAYWKHQEKID